Proteins encoded within one genomic window of Cucumis sativus cultivar 9930 chromosome 3, Cucumber_9930_V3, whole genome shotgun sequence:
- the LOC116402794 gene encoding WAT1-related protein At5g40240-like → MGWKLFYKELVPFAAMVAAMFATVGSNTGFKAATARGLSYYVFTLYVCIVAAAALIPFAFFFHKSAPLPPNKISFFFQIVCLSALGLSCQLFGNKGLEYSSLTLSSAISNLIPAFTFMLAVSFGMEKIDLKRSSSIVKIVGSAVSISGALVVVLYKGPIVISNPYSPGPKHLDSSHPQPNWIMGGLCFVFQYLFNSFWYILQTKIIKVYPDEITVVAVYYFIQALLTAPVCLIAETDMNAWKLTNPLIFLFILNSGLMGQSFVAAIHTWGLNLKGPVYVSSFRPLSIAIAAAMGAILLGDDLHLGSIIGAIIISIGFYGILWGKAKEEELKGLENVCGLESSSKAPLLQ, encoded by the exons ATGGGGTGGAAGTTGTTTTACAAAGAATTGGTGCCATTCGCTGCCATGGTTGCGGCGATGTTCGCCACCGTTGGTTCCAACACCGGCTTCAAAGCCGCCACAGCTCGAGGCCTCAGCTACTATGTCTTCACCCTCTACGTTTGCATCGTCGCCGCCGCCGCCCTCATCCCTTTCGCCTTCTTCTTCCATAA GTCAGCACCGCTTCCTCCCAACAagatttccttctttttccaGATTGTTTGCCTCTCTGCACTCGG GCTTTCCTGTCAGTTGTTTGGAAACAAAGGACTTGAGTATAGCTCACTGACTCTTTCATCAGCCATTAGCAACTTAATTCCAGCTTTCACTTTCATGTTGGCTGTCTCTTTTGG AATGGAGAAGATAGATTTGAAAAGAAGCAGCAGCATTGTGAAAATAGTGGGCTCAGCGGTGTCCATTTCAGGTGCTTTGGTCGTGGTTTTGTACAAAGGCCCAATCGTGATATCAAACCCATATTCTCCTGGCCCAAAACATTTGGACTCTTCACATCCTCAGCCCAATTGGATAATGGGTGGCCTTTGCTTTGTTTTTCAGTACCTTTTCAATTCCTTTTGGTACATTCTTCAG ACCAAAATCATCAAAGTATACCCAGATGAGATAACTGTGGTAGCAGTATACTATTTTATTCAAGCACTTTTGACTGCTCCAGTTTGTTTGATAGCAGAAACAGATATGAATGCTTGGAAGCTAACAAATCCactcattttccttttcatcctCAATTCG GGTTTGATGGGGCAGTCATTTGTGGCTGCTATACACACATGGGGACTAAACTTGAAAGGCCCTGTTTATGTTTCTAGTTTTAGGCCATTGTCCATTGCCATTGCTGCTGCTATGGGTGCCATTCTTCTTGGTGATGATCTTCATCTTGGAAG TATAATTGGAGCAATCATAATATCAATTGGGTTTTATGGCATATTGTGGGggaaagcaaaagaagaagaattgaaggGGTTGGAAAATGTTTGTGGGTTGGAATCTTCATCCAAAGCTCCATTGTTGCAATAA